In Vitis riparia cultivar Riparia Gloire de Montpellier isolate 1030 chromosome 19, EGFV_Vit.rip_1.0, whole genome shotgun sequence, the following proteins share a genomic window:
- the LOC117908766 gene encoding SH3 domain-containing protein 3-like isoform X1, translated as MRFNTKNQIRPWTTQMEIKSSWIKRPCECTIAHDISLENVSRMHELSEAFRAISLRHTCLLSILEQFSKLSSRAGELNLQVEAERSYHQTVLATLEKLYDEMIMEKKRNESSSQPITMEKDVCVPTTSKDANSNGFDNHGHANQNGSYFIAKVIHPFDAQADGELGLSVDDYVVVRQHGHIEETSSYFWTRGTS; from the exons ATGAGGTTTAACACCAAGAACCAGATCAGGCCTTGGACAACTCAGATGGAAATTAAATCATCTT GGATAAAGCGTCCCTGTGAGTGTACCATTGCCCAT gatATATCACTGGAAAATGTTTCAAGAATGCATGAGCTTTCAGAAGCCTTCCGTGCTATTTCCTTAAGACACACATGCCTCTTGTCTATCTTGGAGCAGTTTAGTAAACTGAGTTCTAGGGCCGG TGAACTCAACTTACAGGTGGAAGCTGAGAGATCTTATCATCAAACTGTACTTGCTACTTTAGAGAAACTATACGATGAG ATGATTATGGAGAAGAAACGAAACGAGTCTTCATCTCAGCCAATAACTATGGAGAAAGATGTTTGCGTTCCTACCACATCCAAGGATGCAAATTCAAATGGATTTGACAATCATGGACATGCAAATCAAAATGGTTCATACTTTATTGCAAAA GTTATACACCCATTTGATGCTCAAGCAGATGGAGAGCTCGGTCTTTCTGTTGATGATTATGTTGTCGTTCGCCAG cATGGACACATTGAAGAGACATCTTCCTATTTCTGGACCAGAGGGACTTCATGA
- the LOC117908766 gene encoding SH3 domain-containing protein 3-like isoform X2 — protein MHELSEAFRAISLRHTCLLSILEQFSKLSSRAGELNLQVEAERSYHQTVLATLEKLYDEMIMEKKRNESSSQPITMEKDVCVPTTSKDANSNGFDNHGHANQNGSYFIAKVIHPFDAQADGELGLSVDDYVVVRQHGHIEETSSYFWTRGTS, from the exons ATGCATGAGCTTTCAGAAGCCTTCCGTGCTATTTCCTTAAGACACACATGCCTCTTGTCTATCTTGGAGCAGTTTAGTAAACTGAGTTCTAGGGCCGG TGAACTCAACTTACAGGTGGAAGCTGAGAGATCTTATCATCAAACTGTACTTGCTACTTTAGAGAAACTATACGATGAG ATGATTATGGAGAAGAAACGAAACGAGTCTTCATCTCAGCCAATAACTATGGAGAAAGATGTTTGCGTTCCTACCACATCCAAGGATGCAAATTCAAATGGATTTGACAATCATGGACATGCAAATCAAAATGGTTCATACTTTATTGCAAAA GTTATACACCCATTTGATGCTCAAGCAGATGGAGAGCTCGGTCTTTCTGTTGATGATTATGTTGTCGTTCGCCAG cATGGACACATTGAAGAGACATCTTCCTATTTCTGGACCAGAGGGACTTCATGA
- the LOC117908766 gene encoding uncharacterized protein LOC117908766 isoform X3 produces the protein MRFNTKNQIRPWTTQMEIKSSWIKRPCECTIAHDISLENVSRMHELSEAFRAISLRHTCLLSILEQFSKLSSRAGELNLQVEAERSYHQTVLATLEKLYDEVIHPFDAQADGELGLSVDDYVVVRQHGHIEETSSYFWTRGTS, from the exons ATGAGGTTTAACACCAAGAACCAGATCAGGCCTTGGACAACTCAGATGGAAATTAAATCATCTT GGATAAAGCGTCCCTGTGAGTGTACCATTGCCCAT gatATATCACTGGAAAATGTTTCAAGAATGCATGAGCTTTCAGAAGCCTTCCGTGCTATTTCCTTAAGACACACATGCCTCTTGTCTATCTTGGAGCAGTTTAGTAAACTGAGTTCTAGGGCCGG TGAACTCAACTTACAGGTGGAAGCTGAGAGATCTTATCATCAAACTGTACTTGCTACTTTAGAGAAACTATACGATGAG GTTATACACCCATTTGATGCTCAAGCAGATGGAGAGCTCGGTCTTTCTGTTGATGATTATGTTGTCGTTCGCCAG cATGGACACATTGAAGAGACATCTTCCTATTTCTGGACCAGAGGGACTTCATGA